A window of Arcobacter acticola genomic DNA:
TGTTATTAAAGAGTATTTTCCTGATAGTTATGAACTTGTAAAAGGTGAAAAAGGTTGTTATAAAGCAATTACTAAAAATGCTTTTGATAATTTTATAAATGCTGAATTTATGTCTTTGATGGTTCAAATGTTTAATCTTGCAAATAAAAGTGATTTGTTCGATAATTTTGATTTAAGTGAAGATGATAAAAAAATCTTAGAATCAAAAATAAAAGACGCTAAGAAATATTATGAATTTAAAAATAAACCTTTTGAAAATTTTAAAAGTGATAATGTTTTATTAAAAGAGTTAGAAAGTAAAATTAAACATCAGAAATATATAAACATTCAATATGAAATAAATGAAAAAATCAATAAATTTGAAGTAAAACCATATAAAATAGTTTTTATTAATGAAAATTTCTACTTGGCTTGTGAAATAGAACATGAGATATTAGAATTTGCAATGTATAGATTATCAAAAATTAAAAGTATTGAAGATACTTCTAAAACATTTCATAAAAATATAGAAATAGAAGATTTTATTAAAGATATGCAAACACCTTTTTCAATTTATAGAAGAGATTACAAAAAACATCTAATAACTGTAGTTTTAGAAGTTGATAAATCAAAAGCTTTTTATTTTGAATCAAAGAAATATTTAAAATCACAAGAAATATTAGAAAAAAAAGATAATGGAAACTTACTAATTAAATATAAAATTACTCAAGAAATGGAAATAGAAGAATTAATTAAAAAATGGATACCATTTATTAAAATAATAAAACCACTATCTTTAAAAGAAAAAATAGTGAATGATTTAAGAAACTATTTATTAAATAATATATAAGGTATAGGTCATTTAATGAAATCATTAAATTTTGAAATATTAAGAGCCAACTGGTCAAATTTAGCTACTTATTGTACATATGCGGAAAACTATTTATATTCTGATCCTCAAAGCTCAGTTTTAAAATTAAGATGTTTTATAGAGGAATTAGTAAATTATTTATATAAAGAATTAGATTTAAATCTTGATACAAATTGGGATTTGTTTAAAGCTTTAAAGAATGAATTATTTGAAAATACCATAGATTCAAATATAGTAAAGAAAATGCATGCAATTAGAATAAAAGCAAATAAAGCCATACATAAAAATCATATTTCATTAGATGATGCAAAATGGCTTTTAGAAGAGGCTTTTAACATATCTAATTGGTTTTATTGTACATATGCTAATGAAATTTTTCAGATAAATACTTTTGTTTTACCAAAACCAATTGAAGATAACATTAACCATTTAGAAGAAACTATAAGAGAATTAGAAAGAATTATTGATACTAAAAACACGAACAAGATAATAGAACAATTTGGAAATTCTGAAAAAATAAATTTATTTAAAAATAAAAATATTGAAATTTCTCAAAATTTAGGTCTTAATTCTCTTGAAGTTGATAAGCGAATTACAATAAATGAAATTTTTTCTTCTTATAAATTAAATGATGGACAAATGAATTTAGTTAATAATTTAGAAGATTTTTTAGATAAAAAAGATTTTAATATTTTTCTATTAAAAGGGTATGCGGGAACAGGAAAAACATTCATTGCTAAGGGATTAACAGAATACTTAACTACTATAAGAAGAAAATTTATTCTGGCTGCTCCTACTGGAAAAGCTGCAAAAGTTATAAAAGAAAAAACTAAAAATGAAGCATTTACTATTCATAAAACTATTTACTCTTATAATGATTTAAAAGAATATAAAGTTGAAAATGATGGCACTGAAACATTTAAATTTTATTTTGATTTGAATGATAATACACACGATGCAAATACTGTTTATATTATTGATGAAGCATCTATGATTGGAAATGTAAATCAAGAAGGTGAATTTTTTAGATTTGGTTCGGGTAAATTATTGTCAGATTTAATGAAATATATTCACATTGACCAGAATGACCACAACAAAAAAATTATATTTATTGGCGATAATGCACAATTACCACCTATTGGAATGAATTTCTCTCCTGCACTTAGTTCAGAGTATTTTGAAAAAGAATTCAACTTAAAATGTAAATCATTTGAATTAACAGAAGTTATGAGACAAAGTTCTAAAAGTGGGATTGTGGAAAACTCTCTTATAATAAGGGAATCAATAAGAAAAAATACTTTTAATCAATTAGATATTAACTTAGTTTTTGAAGATCTTATGCATGTGGAACATAATGATGTACTCTCTCAATATATAAAATCATGTGATGAAAAAATAAATGCTAAATCAATCATTATTGCACATTCAAATGCTGTTGTTGATGAATATAATTCACAAGTAAGAAAGCATTTCTTCCCAAATCAAAATTTTATAACTGTTGGTGATAAAGTGATGGCAGTAGCAAATAATGGTAATTATCCAATTTTTATTTATAATGGTGACTTTGGACTTATAAAAGAAGTCGATACAGATATTATAAAAAGAGAAGTATTTATTAAAGAAAGAATAAATGAAAAACTTTTAACTATGCGATTGCCATTATGGTTTAGAAAAGTTAAAATTGGATTTAAAAATATTGAAAATAATAAATCTTGTTTCTTTGAGTGTTTAATATTTGAAAATCTTTTATATAGAGATTTCGTTTATCAAGATGAAATAAATAAATATGAATTAAAAGAACAAGATATTGCAAGACTTGAAACGGTTGCGTTATATGTTGATTTTGTAAATCGTGCAAGAGAAAAAGGTTTGAAGCCAAATACAGCAGAATTTAAACAAACTATTAAAACAGATATATTTTTCAATGCTTTAAAAATCAAATTTGGCTATGCACTTACTTGTCATAAAGCACAAGGGAGTGAATGGGATAATGTTTTTGTAAATTGTAAAACACATCAAAATGTTTTGACAAAAGATTATTTTAGATGGTTTTATACTGCTATAACAAGAGCTTCTAAAAAGCTTTATTTAATGGATGAACCTCATGTAACTATTATGAATGGATTTGAAAATCTTCAACCTCTAAGCAAAAATATTATTAAATTTATAGAAGAAAAAGTAGCAGAAGTTTGTGAAATATTAGGTATTAATATTGATAATATTCAACATCCTCAATATCATGAAATTTATACATTTAGTCAGAATGAAAAAACTCAAAGAATTCAAATTTATTATAATGGGCAAAATAAAATTACAAGAATTAGTTCTATTGATAATGATGTGTTAATTAATTTAATTGATAAGCTTAAAGAGTCACTTCTTGATTTAGTGATTTATGGTGATAATCATCACAATATAAATTCAAATTTTACTTTTACGGAAACTTTTCTAGAAGAATTTTATAAAGCTCTTAAAGAAAAGATGGAAAGAAAAGAAATTTTAATAATTAATATTAAACATATAAGTTATTGTGAAAGATATACATTTAAAAAAGAAGAAAAAATAGCAGTAATTGATTTTTGGTACAATGGAAAAAAACAATTCAAAAAAGCTCCTCAAGCTCAAAAAGATTGTAGTATAGAATTAGTTAATGAAATTTATGAGGCTTTAAAATGAATGAAGAATATACAACTAAAGAAATTTTTGAATTAAGAAAAAATAAACGATTAAGTGATGCGTATAAAATTGCTTTACAATTATTTAATAAAGATCCAAATGATGAATGGACTCAAAAAGCCTATGCTTGGGTTTTAATCGATATTATAAAAGTTGAATCTACAAAAAATCCAGATTTAGCAAAAAATTTTTTTAATAAATTAAATGCCATAAACTTTGTAACTATAGATGATATCTTATTTAAGCAAATTGATTTACTAAAACCAAAACTAGATTCTAGTTATGCACAAATACAGCAAGCTGAACAACTAAGTAAAAATGGAAAATACCAAGAATCATTAAATATATTTCAAAAGATTAAGCAATCAGGAAATCTAAGTATTAATAATCATGAATCATATGGTTGGATTTTATATAGGTATGTTAAAGCATTTGGAAATACGCTAACTATTGATGCTTTTAAAAAGATATTGTTTGAATATTTAAATTTAAAAAACGAAAGACCTTCTTTACTTCATTCTATGATATTACAAATAGCAGTTCATTATGCAGCTACTCATAAAGATTTTGATATTTTCAGATTTTTTCAAATATGGAATCCTAAATTTTTACAAATTGATGATTTAAAAAAACAATATCATGAAGGGAAAGAGTTTCCTTCTTTAATAACTAGACTTATTAAAGTAATTATTAATAATCAAACTACCTTTGATATTAACTATTTAATTCATGAAATAGGTAATGAAAACCTTATTATAGAAAGTATTAGAGAAACATTTTTTTGGAAGATATTTCAAGCACATAAAGATAATCAAATAAATTCTTTATGGAGTTCTCTAACCTATTATGTAAAATCTTACTCTAATTTAGGACCATCTCATTGGCACTCTGAAATATTAAAACTTGCAGAAAGATATATGGTTGAAGATAATCAGTGGAGATTTTATGATTTTATCAAAAATTGGAACATTCAGAATTTTACAGATAATGATTGGAAAGAAGAAATCAATGGAGAATATACAAATAAACCACTTGCACTAAAATCTTTAAAAAAACTATTTGAAATTATCAAATCCTCAAATAAAGTTTATGAAGATATTGGCTGGATAATAAATTTGTACCAATATGCTCTAAAAAAACTGGATAATGATATTTGGTTACTTAGAGAATATGCCATATTAATTAATAAAGCAAATAAGATTGATGAAGCAATTAATATCTACAAAAATATTATTTTAGAATTAAGTGATCAATCATATGCCTGGCATGAATTTGCAAATATTATTAAAAGTAAAAATATAGATATGTCCATTTCAATGCTCTGTAAAGCTATCACAATTCAATCTAATGAAGATTTTTTAGGAGAAATTAGACTTGATTTAGCAGAATTATTATTAGAGAATAATCTATTCAATGAAGCACTTATTGAATTAACTAAGTATAAAAAGCATAGGGAAGAGAAAGGTTGGAAAACTCCAGAAAGATTTCAAATACTATTTTCTAAAGTATCAAATATTGAACATTTATCATCAGATAATAAAAGCTTTTATCAATCTTCTAAAGTAATAGCTGAAGGGTATATATTATCAAATATTCCTACTAATACTGTAATTTTAATTGATACTTTTAAAAATAAAGAAGGTAAGGAAATATTAGTATTTACAAATTTTAAAGATATTGAATTTGTTACAAATAGAAAAAAAAATCCATTACTTAATAATGCAAGAAAGAATGATGTTTTTGAAGTTAAATTACGTTATAACAAAGTAAATCAAAGATACTTAGTTCTAAAAATTGATAAATCAATAGTTAATATTGATTCATTAATTGATAATGCATTAGAAGAAATAGCTATTGTTGACCATATAAATAGTCAAAAACAATTATTTCACTATGTTGTTAATTCTAAGCAAGAGGGAATAGTATATTTTGAACAAACAGATTTAAGACCTAATATTGGAGATTTCATAAAAATCAAATATTATATGTCTAATGATAAAAGAAATGGTAAATCTAAAATAAATATTTTAAAAATTAAACTTACAAATGAGACAAAAAGTTCTTTGATAAAAAGTATAGTAGGTAAATTAGAATTAAAATATAAAAATGGGAATTTGACTTATGACTATGATCAAATTATTGATATAGGGAATAATATTGATATAAAGAAACCAGATTTTGCTTTTATTGATGATTATTATGTTCCAGAATATCTACTTGAAAAAAATAATATAACATCAAATATTAATGTAAAAGTTCAAATTCTTTTTAATGGAGAAAAGTGGAAAATATTTAAATTAGAAGTATTATAAAAATTTAAATATAAACTAGAGCGAACGATTCTATCTAAAAACATAGTTTTCGATAAAGAAATTTATAGCTTAAAAATGAGATAAAAGTTTGTTAATTTAAATAAATTTTTTTTGACAAAATATGACCATATAAATAAATATGATTCTATTGCCAAGGGAGAATAGAATCGTATAATCTACGAAATCCATAATTCAAAATTTAAAATAAATCAAGGAAACAAATGAAAAGAAAAATCATAGCAACAACTTTAACTGCGTTGTCGTTGCTAATTTTTTCAGGTTGTTCTTCAAAAGAAGTAACAATTCAAAATAAACAACCAGAAAAATATGAAGTTTTAGGAAAAGCAACAGGAACAGGAAGTGGTTCATTAGCTGCTTTCGGAACAGCATATTATTTTATTCCACTTGGATTAAATGATAGAACTGAAAGAGCTTATGCAGATGCAATAAGAAGTGTTCCAGGTGCGACTGGATTAATCAATGTAACATATAGTGAAGATTGGTTTTGGTGGGTAATTGGAACAAATAGAACAGTAACTGTTACAGGTGATGCAATTAGGGAGATAAAATAATGAAAGTAAGTAATTTATTCAAATTTATATTTTTAACTGTATTTGCAGTTTATTTTACAGGATGCTCAGGGAAACCTGTACCTTTTAATAGTGTTGATCCAAAACTTTATGCTGATAAAAAAGCTGAGGGTAGGACAATATCTTCTGAAGCAAGTGGTTTTCAACTATTGTTATTCTTCCCAATTAGTGTTAATGATAGACATGAACAAGCATATAATGCTTTAAAAGGTCAAGCTAATGGTGATTATATTACAGATATCAAAATTACTGAATCTTGGACTTACGCATTTGTAGGAACTATTTATACTACAAAAATGACGGCTACGGCTTATCCTAAGAAATAAAGAAATTTATAAGGAAAGAAGTTGAAAATACTTCTTTTCTTTAAAAGCTATCACAAGAAGTATTAGTGGATAAATATGGATTAAATAGAACTTATATAAGCTTAGTTGAAAGAAACAAACGAAATAGAAGTTATCTTAGTTAAATTATGTGATGGTTTAAGTTTTAGAATGGTCTCTTTTTTTAACAATTTAAATGCCTATTTTTTCACTTCGTTTGACAGTTTCCAATCTACAAAATAAATTATTGAGAATTTTGAATGGTCTCTATAATGGAAGAAAAAAGTTTAGATTCTTCTTCCTTTTTTTGTTTTTATTCTACTTTCTTTATTTCATTCACCTTGAATAGTTTCTTTTATCCAATATAAATCTTTATTTATTTCACCATAATGTTCTTTAATAATTTGTTTTATATTTGTAAAATCTATGCCTTCATATGATATTGCATTCATTATCTCATAAGCTTTTTGTGGTTCAAGTCTTCCTAAATAATGTTTCGTAACTTTATTGCTTCCTTCATGCTCATGTCCCATAATTCTCAATTTATTTTCATGGGTATCATATTTACTTCGGTTCTCTTCAAATAAAAAGTTTGAAAAGTTTTTTCTAAAACTTCTAAATTGAACATAGTTGTCTAGTAATCTTGAATTTCTATTTTCTCTTGTGTCACAAATTTCAGGGAATAATTTTTGTAAATTTCTTGAAAAAAATGTTCTTGCTGCAGAACCTCCTGTTCTACTAAAATCAAAGAGAGTTTCACAATCTCTATTATGTCTTATTTGAATGTAGTTTAATAGTCCTAAATCAATCATAAGATCTGTAATAGGTATATTTCTGTGAGCATTTTTATTTTTTAAGTGTTGGTATGGCTTATCTTGATTTAGAAAAATATAAAAATATTTTTTTCCATTTATCTCTTGAACTTTAATATCGTCCATAGCTATAAGTAATGCTTCTTCTTGTCTTGTTCCACAAAGTAGAGCAAAAATAAACAGATAAAAGTTTCTAGGTGAATTTATCAGTGTTTTCTTTAAATCTTTTGGTTTATATACAAAAGATATAAATTGATTTATTTCTGATAGTGTAAATGCTCTTAATGTTGGATCTTCTTCACCTAATTCTTCTTTTATATTATTACTTGTATATTCACAGTTCATTATGCTTATTAAATCTCTATCAAGTCCAATATTTTTATGATAAGTACATAAATAATTCCAAAATTGTTTTATATGATTTTCTATAAGAGCTAAAGTATTTGTAGCATATCTTGCTGAGTTTTGTTGTTTTCTTAGTTTTACAAGTTCAAAAATATTAAGATTCTCAAAGACTTTACTTTTTGTTGTTGCTGGTAAATTTATAAGAATTTTTTCTAAATCAGCAAAGTTAGATTCTGTAAGTTCTTGAAGAGTTAGTGTTTTATAATTTCTTCCGTCACCTTGAAGAAAACTTTTAAATAATTTTAAAGATCTCCTATATGCTTTCTCTTTCTTTTGAGTAACTTTTTTAAATGACAAAAATTTATCTATTAAGCTATCAATACATAAAGAAGTATTTAAAATATCTTCTTCTTTTAATGAATTTATGATCATATCAAAAATTTCATGGTTTGATTGATTTATTTTAGTTGATATTGGAAGAGTTCTTTTACTTTTTATAAACTCAATATAATTTGCTTTTGGTTCATTTCTTTTAATGATTTCAATTACTTCATAATAGGCATTGGTAATCTTTTCTTGAATACTTTTATTTAGATCTATTATAAGAGAAGAGAATTGTTCAATGTTGTTTGCTATATAGATTTTTATGTCATTTTCAAGAATAGTTTTTTCTGTTTCAATAAGCATGGTATAAAATGAAATCATTTGACTAGGTTTAATAGTTAATAATTGTTCTTTTGTAATATTACTTCTTTTTAATATCTCATGTCCAATTTCAAAAATTTCTTCTTGTTTTGGATTTTGAAGATTATTAAAATTTAAAATCCTTTTATAAGTAATTGCAAGTGTTTGAAATTTGTTGTTAAAAGGATTTGTTTCAATTAATCTATTTTGCTTTTTTATATCAACATTTTCAAAATTTTCTTTTTTATAAATATCAAATATTTCATAGAGGTATTCTATAAGATTTTCAACTGAAAGTTTAGACCTCGTGTGTGACAATAATAGATTTAGTCTTTCATTAATAAAGTTTGAAAGTTGTGTGAGTTGTAATTTGTTATTTTCTATCAAAAAATAGTATGTACCACTTAGTCTTCTTAGGGACATTCTAAAGTTAAAATATTGATTATTATCCTTTAGATATTTAGGGTGAATTAGCTTTCTAAAATAGAAAGTACCTTTTGTATAATAGTAATATTTACTCATTTTTATTCCTTTTTAGTGGAATAAGAATTTGTTTGAAAATGTATCGTACTTATGATACAAAATTTGATTAAATTAGAAAATAGACCTGTTTATATAAAAACATTTGAAGCTGTAAGCCCTATATATAGGGGCTTAGAAGAGCAAATTAATAGACATGTTTTGTAAGTCTATTAGTGCCATAAATAGTGTAGTTCCTATGATTGTATATTAGTATTTAGTCTAACATACAATCACTTAAATATTGAGCCCAAATAAATCCATAGTACAATTTCTGCTCTTTACTTGTAAAAAAATATCAATTTTTTCAGAATAAAAATACTAAATTAGGCTATAAAATTATACTTCACATTTTTTGACTCCAATTTTAATGAGATATTGGTACTTTTTGCGAGATTTACAGTTTTTCAGGCGATAGTATCCTGTTGTTATTTTATTGAAAAATAGGATTTCTAAGTTTTTAGCTGTCATTGTAAGCTCTCTTCATAAGCTCTGTATCTGATGTTTTGTAACAATTCT
This region includes:
- a CDS encoding helix-turn-helix transcriptional regulator codes for the protein MSTTNQTARVLELIKRFNNGQKISIEALSNEDLWFGKSEKTIRRDLDVIKEYFPDSYELVKGEKGCYKAITKNAFDNFINAEFMSLMVQMFNLANKSDLFDNFDLSEDDKKILESKIKDAKKYYEFKNKPFENFKSDNVLLKELESKIKHQKYINIQYEINEKINKFEVKPYKIVFINENFYLACEIEHEILEFAMYRLSKIKSIEDTSKTFHKNIEIEDFIKDMQTPFSIYRRDYKKHLITVVLEVDKSKAFYFESKKYLKSQEILEKKDNGNLLIKYKITQEMEIEELIKKWIPFIKIIKPLSLKEKIVNDLRNYLLNNI
- a CDS encoding ATP-dependent DNA helicase; protein product: MKSLNFEILRANWSNLATYCTYAENYLYSDPQSSVLKLRCFIEELVNYLYKELDLNLDTNWDLFKALKNELFENTIDSNIVKKMHAIRIKANKAIHKNHISLDDAKWLLEEAFNISNWFYCTYANEIFQINTFVLPKPIEDNINHLEETIRELERIIDTKNTNKIIEQFGNSEKINLFKNKNIEISQNLGLNSLEVDKRITINEIFSSYKLNDGQMNLVNNLEDFLDKKDFNIFLLKGYAGTGKTFIAKGLTEYLTTIRRKFILAAPTGKAAKVIKEKTKNEAFTIHKTIYSYNDLKEYKVENDGTETFKFYFDLNDNTHDANTVYIIDEASMIGNVNQEGEFFRFGSGKLLSDLMKYIHIDQNDHNKKIIFIGDNAQLPPIGMNFSPALSSEYFEKEFNLKCKSFELTEVMRQSSKSGIVENSLIIRESIRKNTFNQLDINLVFEDLMHVEHNDVLSQYIKSCDEKINAKSIIIAHSNAVVDEYNSQVRKHFFPNQNFITVGDKVMAVANNGNYPIFIYNGDFGLIKEVDTDIIKREVFIKERINEKLLTMRLPLWFRKVKIGFKNIENNKSCFFECLIFENLLYRDFVYQDEINKYELKEQDIARLETVALYVDFVNRAREKGLKPNTAEFKQTIKTDIFFNALKIKFGYALTCHKAQGSEWDNVFVNCKTHQNVLTKDYFRWFYTAITRASKKLYLMDEPHVTIMNGFENLQPLSKNIIKFIEEKVAEVCEILGINIDNIQHPQYHEIYTFSQNEKTQRIQIYYNGQNKITRISSIDNDVLINLIDKLKESLLDLVIYGDNHHNINSNFTFTETFLEEFYKALKEKMERKEILIINIKHISYCERYTFKKEEKIAVIDFWYNGKKQFKKAPQAQKDCSIELVNEIYEALK
- a CDS encoding tetratricopeptide repeat protein; translated protein: MNEEYTTKEIFELRKNKRLSDAYKIALQLFNKDPNDEWTQKAYAWVLIDIIKVESTKNPDLAKNFFNKLNAINFVTIDDILFKQIDLLKPKLDSSYAQIQQAEQLSKNGKYQESLNIFQKIKQSGNLSINNHESYGWILYRYVKAFGNTLTIDAFKKILFEYLNLKNERPSLLHSMILQIAVHYAATHKDFDIFRFFQIWNPKFLQIDDLKKQYHEGKEFPSLITRLIKVIINNQTTFDINYLIHEIGNENLIIESIRETFFWKIFQAHKDNQINSLWSSLTYYVKSYSNLGPSHWHSEILKLAERYMVEDNQWRFYDFIKNWNIQNFTDNDWKEEINGEYTNKPLALKSLKKLFEIIKSSNKVYEDIGWIINLYQYALKKLDNDIWLLREYAILINKANKIDEAINIYKNIILELSDQSYAWHEFANIIKSKNIDMSISMLCKAITIQSNEDFLGEIRLDLAELLLENNLFNEALIELTKYKKHREEKGWKTPERFQILFSKVSNIEHLSSDNKSFYQSSKVIAEGYILSNIPTNTVILIDTFKNKEGKEILVFTNFKDIEFVTNRKKNPLLNNARKNDVFEVKLRYNKVNQRYLVLKIDKSIVNIDSLIDNALEEIAIVDHINSQKQLFHYVVNSKQEGIVYFEQTDLRPNIGDFIKIKYYMSNDKRNGKSKINILKIKLTNETKSSLIKSIVGKLELKYKNGNLTYDYDQIIDIGNNIDIKKPDFAFIDDYYVPEYLLEKNNITSNINVKVQILFNGEKWKIFKLEVL